The nucleotide sequence TTAGCTGTcactttcattttcttgtttaatttataattttgtaactgATTTTGTGTTTGACAATGATGTGTATAGGAAAAGAGCAATGTTCTGCTGGACAAGGCCAAGGATGCTGCTAATGCAGCTGGAGCGTCCGCTCAACAAGTAAAACATTCTACACACATATTCCATATAGAAACATAGAAGCGTCTTTATAAACTTCATACAAGTAGCTAGATTTCTTATATCTTGTTTTGTATACGTATAGGCTGGAAAGAACATATCGGATGCGGCAGCTGGAGGTGTTAACTTTGTCAAGGACAAGACCGGCATGAACAAGTAGCGATTCGAATCGAATCAAAAAAATTGGGAGTTAATTATAACCTccctttttttctaattaattgttGGGGATCTTAAATAAAGGTGGGAGTTCTATCAATTGATTCTCATGATATTTCACATCTCGTACTTGTTGTTgctgatgttgt is from Camelina sativa cultivar DH55 chromosome 20, Cs, whole genome shotgun sequence and encodes:
- the LOC109131125 gene encoding stress-induced protein KIN2-like — encoded protein: MSDTNKNAFQAGQAAGKAEEKSNVLLDKAKDAANAAGASAQQAGKNISDAAAGGVNFVKDKTGMNK